GAAGCAGAAGGCGCTGGACGTGCTGGCCGAAATCACGGGCGTCCTGGAGGAAGCCTTGAACCCGGTGATCATTGGTTTGGTGGAAGGAATAACAAAGAGCCTGAACTCAAAGGATCCCAGGGTTCGTGCCTCAGCCGTGAAAGCACTGGAAGAATCCATTGCTCATTTAGGTAAGGCTGACCCCTGGCATGGACTCTCCTCAACTGCCTCTCTGTCTCTCCTACACAAGAGAACGCTGAGTGCCTTGATAGCTGCTGTTGTCTGTGGAACGCTCCAGCTGACATCCACCAGAAGCTGGGCAGGTGCAGTCCTTATGCACCAGTCCCCCAACAGGCTTGAATGTGGTCAGCATTTCCCAAAAGTCCCAGGAGCccttggctctgtgctgcttgtCTGAAGAGCAAGTCCCGGAGCAGAGCTTTGCTACAGTTCAGAGGCACAGGGGGTTTTGGAGTTTGCTTGGGCCCCGTTTGACTTCCCAAATGAATAGCTTTGCTGTTGGCATGAAGGGACACTGACCCACCAGagcttctgcagagcagccacctGGAAAGCTCTACATTATAGGCATTAGCTGCctattttccacttttcttctttgtcttctaTTTTCAGAGGGCAACTTAAGATTCACCAAGTTCATTTCTTTATAACAAACAGGTCTAATCCTAGCTGTCAATGAGGCCTTGTTCCACACGTTGTTTTGCATGGGGCAAGATGGCTAGAGCAAGTAACTTCATAGGCAAGGGCTGCTCTAAATTCCTTTGCCATGCAGATTTATGTCAGCTCTGAAAATGCCGCACTGGGGAAATATGCCTGAAAAAAGGAATGTTGAAGAGGCAGCTCTTCAGAGGGACTTTCCACATTCCCCTCCTCACTTGCTCTCTGAACTCACAAACTGCCTGACTCAGTGCCTTTCTGTGCCCCAAGGATGGGGTTCTTCCTTTTTGCTCTGGGATGAAAAACCTTTTCACTGCTTACATGTGACTGAACTCTTGAGGTGCCTGATGTGAAATGTTTTAACATAGCTCCTGGTACAGCAGACAAGTTTGGATTTACAAATGGGAAAGGAGagcttttcttttggaatttaAAAGCCTGCCACATAggctggaagaagaaaaggattcAAAAGTCAGCAGAAATGcactttattttataaaatgggGTTGCCcctgccctttccctccccactgTCCTTTCTGCTATGACCTCAGAAAAGTGAGCAGAAACATGTGTTTCACTTGTAGATAAAGTATCACTGCTGAAAGAGTTCAGCTACCAATGGAATCAACTGAGTGGCCAAGCTCTGCTGGATGTCGCGGAGCGTATCACAGGTATGGCCTCCCCTTCGAAGCCAAGAGGTCTTCCCAGGGACTACTTACAGGGAATGCCTGTGAATAGACAGTAGAGTAGCTCCTCCAAATCAGGAGGTGCTGAGCTGGTCCCTCCTGCCCAATACCCATGGCAGGTGTATTTGGCAGgttttccctggctgctgcagagctgtgcagcatcTGAGATGGGGGCGGCGCTCGGCCTCGGGGCTGAGCTCTCACTGGGGCATCTCAGAACCCACCTCCAGGAAAGGAAGGGGCTAAAAATACCCCAGCTGGCTCCTCTCTTGGAGGCTCAGGGACATCTGTGATCCTTTAGGGACAACGGTGGCAAATGCTGTTTCAGGGGATCAGTTTCTTTTGTCCTCACAgaattctcattttcctcttgGAAAGTTTTGCGGCTGAActgtgcagagcctgggggGTCACAGCTGAGGTCAAAACTCAACAGACATATTGGAGGCATGGATTTAGTGCAAGGCAGCCTTTGGGGGCAGAGGGGAAGAGGCAGAGTGCTGAggctccctggctgtgctgtcaaAGTGGCATTGGACTGAGCATTTCAGGGTGTGCAAACAGTGTCTTCCTGTGACAGCGCTGTCCAAAATGCCACAAATGCAGCTGATAATTGATTCCTCAGAGCAGCTTGCTATGTCAGCAATAGGCAAGGAATGGAAAAATGATAATCTCAATATATAGTAGAGAAGATGATTGATAGCCTTGCTTTAACTGGGGCTAATGGCACTGCTAATTATGGCACCatcttttaaatgcaaagtttaATCCACTTTGTGTCTTCATTAGGAATCTCAAAAGGGCATGTTCAGCGATTGGGAATGTCAAAGGCCCTTTAATGAGCATTTGAATAAAGTAGATCTCCAGCAATAGGGAATTTAGTTTGGCAGTATTATCCttttgaaataaaggaattaacCATAAATTAGGACTACTTTAGAAAAAGCAGATGTTCTCTCTGAGATTTAGTAGGAACAGAGAGCTGTTCCTCTCATTCAGTAATCACCAATGTCTTTAATTACATATAAACTCAAATGAATTCCCATTTTGAAGTGGGGACGCTTTTCCTGCTTAGCAGAATTGGTTTTGGGTACTTTCAGGAGCTGTTTCAATGTTGATGACTGCTGGTGGATTAACAGCATAGGGAAAATGAAGGCTCTTCCACCACAGAATGAGAAATGGCTACTAGATAACATTTTGCCTGACCAGAAAATAAGAATGGTCTCCAGAGCGTTTCAGGCTTTGATCTCTCAGCCCAGTCTGCCATGCCAGGAGCCTTTGGTAGTAAATTTTTGTCTGTGCTTGACATAGTTCAGTTCAGAAAATGAGCAGAGAGCAGATTTCAGAGACAATAGGAGAAAACACTCGTGTTTTGGTTACATTTCAGTCCCCTGTGtagcatttttctctttctatgcCCCTATTGCAGTGGGCATTATGGGAAAAAAGTGGCATTAACAATGGGAGGGGAAATGGCATTAAAATGTGGAGATGCTCAAATGCCTCAGCAATAGGGTCTGGGTAATTACCTAAGACACCTTGAAGTTTGAAACAGCTCTTTGTTGGAAGTCACAAAAGCATTCTGCCAAAGACACCAGCTAGTCACTGATGGTTCTAATCCAGCTGTCAAGCAGCAGCCATCTCTGGTGGGCTGGAGCTTTGAAGTGTGTTCTAATACTGCCCTTTGCTGTGTGCCACTGAGCAAAGGGAAGAGCCAGATGAGACATTTGGCACTTGACATCAAAATTACAACAATGGAATCATCCCTTTTATTAGAAATCTCTCCATTTCCTCTCTAGGGCGCATTTCCAAATCGTCAGTGTGGGTTTAGACAACTtcttaatggaaagaaaaggcaatttGACATTTCATTCATTGTTCATGCAGAAAGAGCTTGTGAAATAACGTAGTAAAGTTACCAAGTCTGCCACAGGGACAAGGCTCTGGTTGGAGAAATTAGTCCTGAGGGGTTGGTGGTTCTGTTTCCAGGATGATCAGCTGCTTTGCCCGTTTCTGGATGATGGGGCCCTGTGTGCTATTTTGCTGGTCTTAGCCAGAGAGGCTTCcaagaagcaaaagcagaggTAGATCCTTGTTTGCATTAAGGTTGGTGGTTAAGAAGCTGTGTCTCTCTCCCGGCAGTGCTCGTGGAGTGGGTTTATGCCAGGAGCCCTGAAGTTGTCCAGCATGACGCCCTGCCCGTGCTCTGGTCCTTCCTGGAGAACAAGGCGCTGCCTGTCCGAAGTGCCAATGTCCGCACTGTGGCCACCAAGCTTGCCTCGGCCCTCTACAAGGTGATGGGCAGCAAGCTGAAGAAGTGTGCTGCCAGCAAGCCTCCACATGTGCAGGACAACCTGTCCAAAATTTTGGGCTGGTGAAGGCGTGATGTTCTCCAGGAAGCTGAGGAAGTGCTGAGTTGGACACCTCCGGATCTGCCTCTATAGCTGTGCCAAAAATGCTGCAATATTAAGGAAGGGTGTGCATCTGCCCCAGCTCTCTCCATCACCCTTCCTAGTCATGGCATGGGGGGCCTGAAGCAACTCCAGATTGAGGACAAGGTGAAGGCCGATCATGGCTCAGCCTCACCCAGAGGTGAGGTGGGAGCTGGGCCCATCTGTGGTGGGAGGAAGGGTCTTGTGGCAGCCCGGAGAGCCTGTGCACATTGCCAGGGAACAGCTGTGCCCTGCATGTGCCCCCTGCAATGAGCTGTGCTCTCCCAGTGCCCCGTGGAGCTGTAgggctgctcagctgtggggcagggagaggagcaggagggtgcATGTGCAGCTGAGCCATTCCTGGaaagcacagggctctgggcttcctgctgtgccaggagagcccAGAGGCCAGGCTGTTCCTGTGGTAGCTCTGTGGAAGTGGGTCAGGGTTTTCCCCTGGCCTGCCTCAAGTGTCTGCCGGCAGGAGCAtgtttccctgggcagctgtttaGAAGTTGGCAGGAAATGTGTCCCATGAAATATGGAGCTTCAGATGTTTTAGGTTTGCATTGTGGCCTCTGTTAAACTTTGTGCCTCCATTTTGCAGGCCTGACTGGTTACAGTCTTACCGAGACGTTTTCTCTGGACACTTCGATGTTGCCTTTCCCACAGTCCTTGCCTCCCATCCAGAAGAGGTCTGCCCTCCAGGCTCAGGAGGAAGCTGCTGCCCGTCTGAAGATTGTTTGAAGAATAGGATTTATGTGTTAGGCTTCATAGTTATAGATGTACATATGTTCTGATCCTTAGATGTAGTTTTGAATAAATGTGTTTCGACTGTATCTTTAAATTTTGATGACATATTTtaattgtatatattttattttgatgactaaaaacaaagtaaataaataaatttaaataaaccaaGAGGAGAATGTGAGACCAGGACCTGCTAGCCTAGAGATTATGGCAGTGCAGCTCACTCGatgtgccagtgtttcaccacaTCCTTTCCTCATTGGGCCTCTCCTCTTCCGCTTGTGCCATGTTTTCTTTGTgtcatttctgctgctctttgttaCTTGGCGTTACAGGGGGGCCACCTGTTGACCTCTTTGCGGGACAATGGATCCAAAAGATCCTGTATAATCAAAACTTTCCTACCTCGATGTGTTCTGTGCTCACAAAAGGCCTGagcaaggaaacaaagagaagtGTGCCCAAATCCCAAAGCTTTGCTCCTTTGCAGTCTCACATGGATCTGGCTCACAGGGGTCTTCAGTCACAATTTCATAGGCAAGAAGAGGTCGTGTATTTCACTGGGAAAAGATGCACTGCTTTGCAAAAGTCATCTGTATGTACATTTCCCTGGGACAGCAGTCCAGCTGTGTCATTTGCACCTGATTTGCAGAAGGATGAGTGCACTGGGAGGGCAATAACAAGTGACAAGGGTTCCTCAAATCTATACCGCAGCCTGGGTGCCATTCAGCCCAGAGCTAGGGGATCTTTTGTTCCCATGGACCAGTGCTTGCCAGTGTCATGAattcctgcagagctgaaagaagCAATTCTGGattcagctccagctcttggTGGGCTGCATGATCATGGACAATGCTGCCTTTCTAGAAATTATCCCGCAGTTCCTTTCATAGTCACTTGAAGCTTTTAAACTTCACATTTCAATTTGCTTTGCCTTAGGGAAAACCACTTCTGGGCCCAGTGCAAACTGTAACCTTTTGCCAGCAAAGTCCTCGTGGTTGCCAGCTTCTGAAGTCACTGAAGAAACAGCATGTGAATGTGTTAATTaggttttctgaaagaaaaactttatATCACCTGCTGCATGTGTTTGCTTAGCTCTGGGTCTAGTCCTGGCCTAGTAAAGCCCAGGCAGAGTGGCATGTTGCAAGGAAAGCTAGTCCGTGAGCTTATGGGGATGCCATCACCAGAGGAGTGAATGTGACCTTTGGGGATTTCTCTGGGGACAAAAATAGGGATCTACTCCATGCCATAATATTCTCTTAAATCTTTCTAAAATATCCTAGAAAAGGCTGTGAAACTTCACGTCTCCTTGCACACCCACTGTTTGAATCGGGGCGGTTTTGTCCCTCCTGAAAGTCATTGCTCTTGCACACCAGAAACATGAACATCCACAAACAGGAATGATGCATggtcctcctgctgctgcttcagaatCCTGGGAAGTGCAGACCTGGGTATTACCAATATGAACACTTAATTAGCATTTCATACTCCTTCAGGATACCCTGATCTCAGGGCTTTTTGTTTCAAAGCTGCCACTGTACCGGCTCTAGGGAAGAACAGTAAGTGGGAAACAGCGACTGCCAGCCTTACAAGGCTGTAGGGGAAAACCTGAAGTGTCTGCGTCCAAAGATGAATGGGAAGAGTGTAATTGCCAAAGGCAACCCTTCATTAGGATAGCAGGATCGGTTCTTTACTGCAGGCTTGCATGAAGATCATTTGGGACCTCCTTTTTGTATCTCATGCAGAAAAGGATCTCTTAATAATCCCATGCTACTTAAAAGCACATTGGGACGCAGCCCTGTAGTGATTCACAATGAAGCAGACTGCCGGCTttgtcactgccagccctggtgACCCTGTGAGGGACCGTAGGGTATCCCATGCCTGTTTTGCCTCCAAGCAAAGCTTCCTTTTCCTTATTAGTGTGGAGTAAATACAAGAGTAATAAAATGGACAATTAAACTGGCCACTTTGGAGGATGTGCTCATATTTTCGCATGTCAGTCCTCTACCTCATGCTCCCAAGGCTTGTTACTcatcatgaaatattttaataaaaaatctcAGCTCTCATGTTACATCTGAATAAAATTGCATACGATCATCAAGAATTCTGCTGGCAGGAACAAGACAAGAGCCTTCTGACACTCCCTTGCAGCTGTCCTGGATTTCTGCAGCCCTTTGTGTAAAGCTGCTGTAGATAGAATGTTTGGAGCTGCTTTGAGCCTTTATGAAAGATATGTGGAAGAGTATGCAGGGCTCTCCTAGCAGAAAACTCTTTGTCCAAGCCCAGGGACATCGTGCCAGCAGAagtggagcagccctgctcccagcccaagagtctgtgagctgagctgaggggctccagcccagctgcttcACCTGCTGTGACCGTTCTGAAGAGCTCTGCCACTGGGAGAAAGTCAGTGCGGGACGCACCACTGAGCTTTCATCAGCTGCTAGAACCACTCTGTGACAGCTCCTGTTCTTCCCGAGAGAGAACCCAGAGCCATCTTGTAACACGTGTCATGGGGGCATTCTGTTTGTTAATaaactgttgggttttttcccactttcaTCTATTAGTATTAATTTCCTATTGCTGGAAAGGGATTGTTGGAACACTTTAGAGGAGACGACTTACTGCACAATATCCTGTTTTAAGTTGTCCCAAACTGTGTGAGACAGATGGCTTCACATAGAAGCATCCCCAAGGCTGCTGAGGGGAAGGCACAGAGGAAGACAACCCTAGTATTTCTGAAGCAAATTCCTTGACACCAAACCAACCTGAGTTGTCAAACAGTGGACCTGACGTCTCGAGACATGGGACAAAGGGGAAACCTTTCAGTGCGTTTGGTCCAGGCTGGGTTATGCTCAAGGCAAAGGTGCGTCAGTGTGTTGGATAATACTCTTTTCTTGACctagagatggggcaactgagaggcattttaaaaactcttattccattttcagtatCATaagaagggtgagacaatacagatgttataattcacgcCATTATAATCAGAAGCtaactatttcttaattacaataTACTGTAAGCATTTCTTGGTCTATCAGCTTTTTGCCACGCCATGTTGTAGATGCCTTAAAGCCTATTATTTAAAACTCCCCCTCGTGGGTCCtactacaatgcatctttcatagttctatttTTCCAAAGTATCTAGTCTTATTTACAAGACCatcttttgaaacttttttctagctccatttctctctcaacaatatcTATCCTCTTCTatggcatttttaaattaacatttcttgTCTCAAGATTTATATACGGATGCATACTGTGTGGGCCTTCTATTAGGACCGAAAAACTTTTtgcaaatccatttcccacatcaGTGCACTTAgctccttctctcctccttgTGTCCGGCATGCACAGgagcccacagctcctgcagaaacCATCCCAGCACTCAGTGGGAGCAAACTTGTGTCCCTTCCTCACCTAGAGCTGTGGTGCCCAGCACTCCACAGCATTGGAATGAAGAACTGCTCCAGCTCTTTTAGAAGGAGCTAAGGAGGTTTGGCCTTCAgatcagctccttcccagctcttgATTTGCTGCCCTGGGTAAGCTGCTGCTTGTGGCAACACTTGTTTCACAGCTGACAGCCCTactgtgctggggagcagccactgcaggaGCTTTTGCTCGTGACATTGAACCTTTCAGATCTTCTTAAGGAAAGCTCAGGGCAGAACTTGTCAAAAAAGAGCATTGCCTGGGCGATGCTTTTAACATTAAATCTTTCCTCTACTGGCCTTCATGTCCAGGGGCCTGTGAGCCTGAGTGGGCTGCTGCCTCCTAAAATCCTGAATGGCGcaggatgtctcccagacccaagctgccaGCACCTCCAACTCaggctgccctgacagtgccgAGTGCCCactgcaaactgacatcaggaaactggggtGGTGAGTTTTGTTTCCATGGAAAGGGCCAGTGTTTTTGTCCAGGGGCCTGTGCCACCCATTGGGCTGCTGCTTTGTAAAATTCCTAACAGTGCAGGATGTCTCCCAGAGGCAACCTGGTACCACCTACAACttgggctgccctggcagtgccaagcTCCttctgcaaactgacatcaggaaactggggtGTTGAGTTTTGATCCCCATGAAAAAGGGCTGGCGTTCGTGCCCAGGGGCCTGCGTCCagtccaggggcctgtggcccccCGTGGCCTGTCACCTCCTAAAATCCTGAACGGCGcaggatgtctcccagacccaagctgcccacacCTCCAACTcaggctgccctggcagtgccaagtgccccctgcaaactgacatcaggaaactggggtGGTGAGTTTTGTTTCCCATGGCAAAGGGCTGGCGTTCAGGTCCAGGGGCTGTGGTGCAACAACTGCCCCGGGCCCTGAAGTCTCTGACCTGAGGCAGCCTCCGATGACCAACAGGGAAAGGAAGGCAACAGGACAGGTCTTGGTCTAGCAAAATCCAGGATCCTTTATTGTGCCAGGGTCCAAGACAAGAAATGAAGGGGTAGGGTCATGGGTTTTATATGACAGCGTAGGGGTGGAGTTTAGAGTCGGGGTCCAAtagcaggaggagcaggagactGCAAAGGGGTGAATCCAGGATGACAACCAATGGAAAACACTAAGGCAGGGACATCGCAGTAGAATTTCAACCAATGGGGGGTACGGGAAAAGAAGAACATTCTGGGGCCTCCTTGTTTGACAAAAtgggggtggaggggtggaattGTCTTTAAATCACGCCCCTCACCCGATGCTGTCTGTCTGGGTAGAATCCCCACCTCCTGGGGCGGGGGCATCCCACAACTCCctctttttgatttcttttagaAACAGGGGAATAATCTTTAACTTATGGGCCTAAAATATTCTTAAACTTAAATTACTTAATACTTATGGGGTAACTTATAAAGGGATTATGACAACTCATAACGAGATTCTCAGGGACATAATAATGAACTGTAAAACACTATTAACATGACAATGGCAATTATAAGACTGATAATTTTAGCTAAACTTGAGAAAATGAACAATCTTAATGGAAAGACTAAACATGAAAGGGGTGcacacaagaaattaattttgacatATGTAAAGATTAAAAGGTATAGGTAAGAAAGTACATTTAATGTAATAATTAAAGTAACGCTTAACTaaagccttttctttcatttctttgctcTCAACTGAATACCCTTAGTAAActactccttttcttttttgcttacTCTCTCActgtctctcttttctttttccttttctttctctttctcttcctttaacAGTCTTTCAAGTATTCTATATTATGACTCCTTGACTTACTATCAAACAGCTTATGCACACCTTATTTTCACTTGCTTTTCACTCTCATTAAAACTTCTGTTACTTTTCTATTAATGAAAATTGTAAGTTCATCAAGTATGAAAGTAAAACACATCatttataaaaacacaaaataaaactcaacatttgtaaaaaaacctttgaaagcagtgaaaaatcaaACATCAATTTGGACTTATACTTTTATCATGAGATATTGTCTTTCTGCAGGGTTCCTTGCAGAAAGGACAATAGACAGGGTATAAAGAGTGTATTCTGGAAACTTGATTTTTCAAACTCGTTAAAATAGAGGGATTTAAAAACTTAACGTAAATAATGAGAGTTAGGATTGTTTGTGTCATATTAACTTCTTCTAACTTTAGTTGGGAACTCTTTacatttatgtatatattaaaatgaaaagagatAATAATAGTCCGTAAAAACGAAATTAACATTAACAAACTAAATAATAATACTGGTATTTAATAGCTTATAAGACTTAATACTATTAAATCAAGTTACTCCTTTTAAATGAAGACTGGGGGGCTGTAAAAGGTTAATCAAACAAACATAACTTTAACGTGATATAGAACtcacttaaatttaaaatgatctaaatacaactgaaaatatatttaccaGGAAGagggaataaaaggggaaaTGTTAGGGTTTGTACAGAAAACTTGTACAGTTACATTAATTTGCTATCTGGAGCAGGCTTGGTGATggtttctccttctccttctccatcgGTGGTGCTTGGGAGCTCTAGGGGTCAAACTTTGTTGAATCCAGCTTGCCATAGCGTGCTGGAGATGCCTGCTGCTGCAATCGATGGCGGTGGTCACTGACACAGGCACAATTTGGTCGAACACAAAGTTTCTTTGGGGAGTCCGGATGGCAACGGCCGCATTCAAAAGAGGCTCTCGACGCTGAAACACAGGTCCCAAACTGTTGGGTGGATCGGCCTGGCTTTGGAGGGGCCATATGGTGCCGGCGGAGGCAATGAAGTGGGAGACCTCTCAGGAGAAGGAGTGGAAGCCCTGATGTTGTGTGCTGGGTAACTGTAGCAAGTTGTCTGGGACCCCAGTAGGAGGGTTATGGGCGCCACCATTTTGGAGGAGTAAACAAAAGAACAGTTTCCGGAGCGGGGTTTTTGGTTTCATCTTCCCTGGAAGAGGCGTGTCCTATGATGGAGTAGTCACAACCTTCAGAGGTGGAGCATGAGGGAGAAGAGACGAAGCCAGAGGTGGGATCAGGGGCaggaagagaaggtgaagagcaggaaaacaggtTCCAAGTGGCAGGGCCGTCACCATTTTGGAAAGAAGGGTCCGGGGTGGAGCGGCCACTGCTACTCCAGACCAAGGACTGGGGAGAGTGTGGGAAAATCAGAGGGGAAGAGAATAAGGGGAGCTTCATAGAAGCTAGAAGGGGTTTTATGGGACAGGTGACCAACAGCAGGAGGCCTTGACATGCTGCCTGATAGTATAGGGTCTCTCGGATGGCAGAGGATATGGGCAGCAATCGAGGTGCCAGAGTGTCCTTCACACAAACTAGGTTCCAAAAGTTGATGTTAAATATGGAGTCTGCAGATGCATGGGGAAAGGTGTTGTAAAGCCACCAAATGATCCTTTTCAGATCCCTTTTAGAAAACTCTCCTCCATAAGAAactaaaagtaaattaaaatgtttaaaaacgTCCTGTTGTTCCTTTGTAATTATTGTTCTCATCTTTATCCTTGTCCCCATAAACTTCCCCCCATTCAGCACTAGGACTGGGGGTTCCCGCAAGCTCGGCCTGAAAGCCCTTGGGGGTGAGACCTGGGTCTTCCATATCAAATTGTCCTAGCTCGACAGCTCTTTTCAAAAAAAGACTTACAGGGTTCTTGGTCTTGACCTGCTCTCCGCTGCCTCTGAAGCTCAGCTCTTCTCCTCTCTTATGGAGTGGTGGTTATCTGGTACCCTGGTGACTGGTGACTGGCGATCATCGGGGCCTCAGGGCCCTTAACATTTTTGCCTCACACTGGGCACCGTGTGCCTCAGTGGGTGGTTGTCTAGAGTGCCTTCCTGAAGAAGCGTCTTGAAAAAGACACCTTGGGGGCACAGGCAGGTCTGCACTCACACTGggtgatttcagctcttctgtgaTCCAGGCAATGCAGAGGGAGAGACGGGGTCTTTGTGTGGGGTTCCAAGGAGAATCTTTATTGAGCCTCTTCCTCAAAAGCGTCCAGGGACAAAGAGCCACTCAGGCAAGGAAAGCAGGGGTTTATATTGGGATCTAGAGGGGCAGGACAGAACACCAGAACGAATGGGATGAGGGCACAGTGGCGGAGCAAAGGGGAAGGACCAATGGGTTGCAAGGGATCAACATAAAGCAACAAAGGATTGTGGGGGAGATCTTTTTGCTCCCCCTTACCACAAGAGTTATGGCTCAGGGCttgcccttcccagctccacacTCTCTTTCCTAGCCCTTCTGTGGCTGTAAGGCCAGAGTGCTCTGGCAGCTTGGTCACTGTCCTGCTGCGTGTCCGTGCtgtgagcacaggcagggacaggccatgggcactgctgggacacagctgggctccaccagagcagctccaccagcaAAGGGCATCTCCTGAGGGTAGGGCAGGAAGGCTTTGCcctctctccagagctgctgtcaggAATGTGTCCCCGGAATGTCCTGACAAAGCAAAGCCCAgtgcctggggcagagtgggagTGTGCAGGGAGGCAcacagcagtgtcctggcacGGCCAGAGCTCCTGGCATGGccctgagggagcagcagaacaggGCCTGGGCTGTGTCCTTGttccagggacagcctgggaagGTGCCCCAGGGTAACTGTCCCACACCAGCCCCTGCAACTACCAATCCCAGCACTGGCCTCTGCCCTCACCTGCAAGAGGTTGTTTGTCCCTGCATGGAGGGACACCAAGTGACCAGGCCAGCAGTCTGTGTTTGCTCTCCTGAGGAGATTTCAGGAGtgcattgtgtgtgtgtggcagggGGAGATGAATCTGAGTGAGCACAAACACCGTCATCAGCACTCGGGGATGGCACAATTCCAGTGGCACAAACAGTGCCTTGAGGCCACTTCACTCAAGAGTAATGTCCTCTGGAAACCACCTGAATTctttgctgggctgtgctgaggactGCATGGAGAGAAACATCCAGGGCAGAGAGGCTCCATGGAAAATGCTCAGGACCACCATGGACTGCACAGAGAGACATTGGAGTGGTGGTTTTGTGGGGAAAAATCACAGCTGCCTCCCTTCTGAACCACTCTGAGGATCTGGTGTCCCagattgaaaagcaagatgttttctatttgccatctgtatggcagttgtcttgtgttaagtgggcagttgttccttatctcttccacaatcaaTCCTCCCTCCgaggagacatctgctgataatgggccattgagtgtcactgcatgactgataagaactataacatcccaCTGTaagatgctctgcccagagggaggagccaagcattcctacctgcatAGATAGTCTTGAGATTTTggcccaccagcacagctttttctgtgctggattgtcccagaggaacagctgcctcttccactgcctcttcagaggaagactacacccttttttctacaggaccactgctccaacagaaccacacctgacactccaagaggactgcagccacaattccaattggacTGCCACCAACACTCTGTCCAAgagggtgtcaggttgtattctgactctgtcagtgct
This portion of the Vidua chalybeata isolate OUT-0048 unplaced genomic scaffold, bVidCha1 merged haplotype W_reject_16, whole genome shotgun sequence genome encodes:
- the LOC128783138 gene encoding TOG array regulator of axonemal microtubules protein 2-like isoform X2, coding for MENQKGECPPVKEPVKKRNDGSKKPQATLSSSKRVKSTSDGRLLHRAKAQVTLPPAVEETELLQKLYSLLEAKGFQTRMEGVALLQDLCKTSPQLISTNIVQIFDYFVLRISDSHKKVKQKALDVLAEITGVLEEALNPVIIGLVEGITKSLNSKDPRVRASAVKALEESIAHLDKVSLLKEFSYQWNQLSGQALLDVAERITVLVEWVYARSPEVVQHDALPVLWSFLENKALPVRSANVRTVATKLASALYKVMGSKLKKCAASKPPHVQDNLSKILGW